The sequence below is a genomic window from Hippocampus zosterae strain Florida chromosome 7, ASM2543408v3, whole genome shotgun sequence.
gaccgagttgagcacattttctgagtttgaatgtatcttcataggaatgagttgtgtggtcaaattaatgctcatttaggcttcaggggatcatcctgaacaaaatacatgttgaagtgtgtgcataagttctttgctttaggcgtgacactcaatttgagttttattgcttaaaatgtattttcaaaacgagctgagcacattttctgagtttgaatgtatcttcataggaatgagttttgtggtcaaattaatgctcatttaggcttcaggaggtcaacctgaactaaatatgtgttgaaatgtgtgcataaaacctttggtttacgcgtgacactcaatttgagttttatttattttaaatgcatattcaggccgagctgagcacattttctgactttgaatgtatcttcatgagAATGAGAtgtatgatcaaattaaaggtcatttaggtttcaggaggacattctgaactaaattcatgttgaaatgtgtgcataaaacctttggtttaggcgtgacactcaatttgagttttatttattttaaatgcatattcaggccgagctgagcacattttctgactttgaatgtatcttcatgagAATGAGatgtatgatcaaattaatgctcatttaggtttcaggaggtcaacctgaactaaatatatgttgaaatgtgtgcataatgcctttggtttaggcgtgacatgcaatttgaatttttattgctttaaatgcattttcaggcccagctgagcacgttttatgactttgaatgtatcttcatagaaatgagttgtgtgatcaaattaattgtcatttaggcttcaggaggtcatcctgaacaaaatacatgttgaagtgtgtgcataagtcctttgctttaggcgtgacactcaatttgagttttatttattttaaatgcattttcaggccgagctgagcacattttctgagttcgaatgtatcttcataggaatgagttgtgtggtcaaagtaatgctcatttaggcttcaggagatcaacctgaactaaatatgtgttgaaatgtgtgcataagtcctttgctttaggtttgacactcaatttgagtttttattggtttgctgagcacattttctgagtttgaatgtatcttcataggaatgagttgtgtggtcaaattaatgctcatttaggcttcaggagatcaacctgaactaaatatgtgttgaaatgtgtgcataattcctttgctttaggcgtgacactcaatttgagtttttattggtttgctgagcacattttctgagtttgaatgtatcttcataggaatgagttgtgtggtcaaattaatgctcatttaggcttcagggggtaaacctgaactaaatacatgttgaaatgtgtgcataaaacctttggtttacgcgtgacactcaatttgagttttatttattttaaatgcatattcaggccgagctgagcacattttctgactttgaatgtatcttcatgggaatgagatgtgtgatcaaattaaaggtcagttaggcttcaggaggacattcagaactaaattcatgttgaaatgtgtgcataaaaactttgctttaggcgtgacactcaatttgaggtttttttgctttaaatgcattttcaggccgagttgagcacgttttctgagtttaaatgcatcttcatagtaatgagttgtgtggtcaacttaatgctcatttaggtttcaggaggtcaacctgaactaaatacatgttgaaatgtgtgcataagtcctttggtttaggcgtgacatgcaatttgaattttatttattttaaatgcattttcaggccgagctgagcacattttctgagttcgaatgtatcttcataggaatgagttgtgtggtcaacttaatgctcatttaggtttcaggaggtcaacctgaactaaatacatgttgaattgtgtgcataattcctttggtttaggcgtgacactcaacttgagtttttattgctttaaatgcattttcaggccgagctgagcacgttttatgactttgaatgaatcttcataggaatgagttgtgtgatcaaattaatggtaatttaggcttcagggggtcatcctgaacaaaatacatgttgaagtgtgtgcataagttctttgctttaggcgtgacactcaatttgagtttttattgctttaaatgcattttcagaccgagttgatcacattttctgagtttgaatgtatcttcataggaatgagttgtgtggtcaaattaatgctcatttaggcttcaggaggtcaacctgaactaaatatgtgttgaaatgtgtgcataaaacctttggtttacgcgtgacactcaatttgagttttatttattttaaatgcatattcaggccgagctgagcacattttttgactttgaatgaatcttcacaggaatgagttgtgtgatcaaattaatgctcatgcgtcatcaggcgccgacaggtatggcagcctcggtcacacgctccgtagtattatccctgtttttgtcattttcgtttgtttttggcgaccctgagcggcttacttacacgagggaaaagttgctgcgcattggggagtctacgctcggtcttttttcaccagcacacgaaaatccacaaggtttttcggagctaatcgcgagcggagcggctgcgctgtacggagcatggagacgccgcccgaggagggggaagcgagccggcgtgctcgtcaagctcaggcagcgcggatttcgaaccccgctcccatcgatccatcttgctaatctacgatctctgccaaacaagatggatgaacttcttctcctcacaaagaccaacaaaacatttgcacgttctgctgcgctctgcttcactgaaacctggctcagtgaccgccatcccgatcccgcgctacatctacccggcttccgccttctccgagccgaccgcgacacggagctatcggggaaatcgaacggtggtgggatttgcttctatatcaacgaagaatggtgcactgatgtcacgaagctcgacgcacactgcagcccggacctggagtcgctgtctttaaactgcaagccattctactcgccacatgagttcacctcctttttactagtcggtgtttacattgcgccacaagctaacgctaacacggcgatacaaacgctagccgaacaagtaaacaaactcgaactaaaatacccagagtcacccctgatcattttgggcgattttaatagagcacatcttaaccgtgaacttcccagatataagcagcacatagactgtttcaccagagaaggcaacattctagatcactgctatacaacaatcaaaaatgcataccgatcggtcgcccgcgcagcattgggtctttctgaccacaatttaatccacttaatacctacatacagacagaaactcaaatgtgttaaaccggttgttaagactgtgaaaaaatggacagatgaagcaaagctagctctacaagaatgcttagactgcactgattggggcgtctttgaaacttcaacgggcacactggatgaatacacagacactgtaacatcatacatcagtttctgtgaggacatgtgtgtaccaacgaagtcgttctgctccttcaacaataacaagccatggtttactcccaaactcaggcaactcaggaaagagaaagaggccgcatttagaagtggagatcgggcactgtacaaacatgcccgaaaccaattgacaaaggaaattaacatcgcaaagagaagctatgcagagaggctgaaaaaccagttctctgctaacgactctgcatctgtatggaatggcctgaaagcaatcactaactatagaatgccatccccccaaacagtgaacaataagggtcttgctaatgaactaaacatgtttttctgccgatttgaaaaggacacccccatttcccacacacacccacctctaccagaaaccactctacctagccccccaccctctttttctccactacagatccacgaacaggacgtgagacggctcttcaagcagcaaaagatcaagaaagctccggggcccgacaaagtgtccccctcctgcctgaaagtctgcgctgaccagctggctccggtcttcacacaaatcttcaacagatccctggagctgtgtgaggtcccatcctgcttcaaacagtctaccatcatcccagttcccaagaaatcggcaacatcggaactgaacgactacaggcctgtcgccctgacgtctgtggtcatgaagtcctttgaacgccttgtgctgaatcacctaaagaacgtcactggacccctgctggatcctctccagtttgcctaccgggcaaacaggtctgtggaagacgcagtcaacataggacTGCACTatatcctcgagcacctcgacagcacagggacctacgcaaggattctgtttgtggatttcagctctgctttcaacaccatcatcccggaactcctcacccccaaactactccacctcggtgtgtcccctacgacctgccagtggatcctcagcttcctgacgggacggacacaacaggtgagactgggatcaacaacatcatcaatacgcactaccagcactggtgccccacagggatgtgtccactcgccactgctcttctctctctacacaaacgattgcacctcaacagatccagctgtcaaactcataaagttcgcagacgacaccacggtcatcggtctcatcaaagacggcgacgagtctgcgtaccgccaacaagtggagcagctggagctttggtgcggccgacacaacctcgggctgaacacgctcaaaactgtagagatgatcgtggacttcaggaaacattcttctcctcagttgcccctcacactatccaactgccctgtgtcaaccgtcgagaccttcaagttcctgggaatcacagtctcccaggacatgaagtgggaagtcaacaccatctccatcctgaaaagggcccggcagcggatgtacttcctgaggctgctgaggaagcatggcctgccacaggaggtgctacgacagttctacactgcagtcatcgaatcaatcctgtgttcttccatcacggtttggtttggggccgccacaaaaaaggacaaaatccgacttcaacggacagttaggacggcagaaaaaatcgttggcaccgccctacccactcttgaggacttgcacactgcaagaatcaagacaagggcacggaaaatcctcctggatccccccccaccctgccaaccacctttttcagccactcccctcaggcagacgccacagatccatgcgcaccaaatccagtagacacttaaacagcttcttccctctagccattaactccttaaacagtcactgacagtcactcttcttgcaccacaaaatggtacttcaaaactagtggttactctaaaatggttcaatgattttgttgtttacgatgatactagtgcagtgtgttataccggagacaaattccttgtgtgttctacatacttggccaataaagatgattctgattctgattctgaaatacatgttgaaatgtgtgcataagtcctttggattaggcgtgacactcaaaatttgagtttttattgctttaaatgcattttcaggccgagctgagcacattttcctagtttgaatgtatcttcataggaatgagttgtgtggtcaaattaatgctcatttaggcttcaggaggtcaacctgaactaaatacatgttgaagagtgtgcataagtcctttggtttaggcgtgacactcaatttgagtttttattgctttaaatacattttcagaccgagttcagcacattttctgagtttgaatgtatcttcatagaaatgagttgtgtggtcaaattaatgctcatttaggcttcaggaggtcaacctgaactaaatatgtgttgaaatgtgtgcttaagtcctttggtttaggtgtgacactcaatttgagttttattgctttaaatgcattttggtgCCGAGCTTAGCAtggtttctgactttgaatgtatcttcatagaaatgagttgtgtgatcaaattaattgtcatttaggcttcaggaggtcaacctgaactaaatacatgttgaagtgtgtgcataagtcctttggattaggcgtgacactcaaaatttgagtttttattgctttaaatgcattttcaggccgagctgatcACATTTTcctagtttgaatgtatcttcataggaatgagttgtgtggtcaaattaatgctcatttaggcttcaggggatcatcctgaacaaaatacatgttgaagtgtgtgcataagttctttgctttaggcgtgacactcaatttgagttttattgcttaaaatgtattttcaggccgagctgagcatgttttctgagttcgaatgcatcttcataggaatgagttgtatggtcaaattaatgctcatttaggtttcaggaggtcaacctgaacaaaatacatgttgaaatgtgtgcataaaacctgtggtttaggcgtgacactcaatttgagtttttattgctttaaatgcattatcgggccgagctgagcacgttttctgactttcaacatatcttcatagaatgagttgtgtgatcaaattaatggtcatttagacttcaggaggtcaacctgaactaaatacatgttgaaatgtgtgcataagtcctttggtttaggcgtgacatgcaatttgaattttattgcttttaatgcattttcagaccgagttgagcacattttctgagtttgaatgtatcttcataggaatgagttgtgttatcAAAGTaatcctcatttaggcttcaggaggtcaacctgaactaaatatgtgttgaaatgtgtgcataaaacctttggtttacgcgtgacactcaatttgagttttatttattttaaatgcatattcaggccgagctgagcacattttctgactttgaatgtatcttcaagggaatgagttgtgtgatttatattaatggtcatttaggcttcaggtggtcatcctgaacaaaatacatgttgaagtgtgtgcataagtcctttggtttaggcgtgacattcaaattgagttttatttattttaaatgcattttcaggcccagctgagcacattttttgacttggaatgtatcttcataggaatgagttttgtggtcaaattaatgctcatttaggcttcagggtatcatcctgaacagaatacatcttgaagtgtgtgcttaagtcctttggtttaggcgtgacactcaatttgagttttattgctttaaatgcattttagggCCGAGctaagcatgttttctgactttgaatgtatcttcatagaaatgagttgtgtgatcaaattaattgtcatttaggcttcaggaggtcaacctgaactaaatacatgttgaaatgtgtgcataagtcctttggattaggcgtgacactcaaaatttgagtttttattgctttaaatgcattttcaggccgagctgagcacattttctgagtttgaatgtatcttcctaggaatgagttcttaggtcaaattaatgctcatttaggcttcaggaggtcaacctgaacagaatacatcttgaagtgtgtgcttaagtcctttggtttaggcgtgacactcaatttgagttttattgctttaaatgcattttcaggcatagctgagcacattttctgagtttgaatgtatcttcataggaatgagttgtgtgttcaaattaattgtcatttaggcttcatgaggtcatcctgaacaaaatacatgttgaagtgtgtgcataagtcctttgctttaggcgtgacactcaaaattggagtt
It includes:
- the LOC127604961 gene encoding uncharacterized protein LOC127604961, producing the protein MDELLLLTKTNKTFARSAALCFTETWLSDRHPDPALHLPGFRLLRADRDTELSGKSNGGGICFYINEEWCTDVTKLDAHCSPDLESLSLNCKPFYSPHEFTSFLLVGVYIAPQANANTAIQTLAEQVNKLELKYPESPLIILGDFNRAHLNRELPRYKQHIDCFTREGNILDHCYTTIKNAYRSVARAALGLSDHNLIHLIPTYRQKLKCVKPVVKTVKKWTDEAKLALQECLDCTDWGVFETSTGTLDEYTDTVTSYISFCEDMCVPTKSFCSFNNNKPWFTPKLRQLRKEKEAAFRSGDRALYKHARNQLTKEINIAKRSYAERLKNQFSANDSASVWNGLKAITNYRMPSPQTVNNKGLANELNMFFCRFEKDTPISHTHPPLPETTLPSPPPSFSPLQIHEQDVRRLFKQQKIKKAPGPDKVSPSCLKVCADQLAPVFTQIFNRSLELCEVPSCFKQSTIIPVPKKSATSELNDYRPVALTSVVMKSFERLVLNHLKNVTGPLLDPLQFAYRANSSAFNTIIPELLTPKLLHLGVSPTTCQWILSFLTGRTQQVRLGSTTSSIRTTSTGAPQGWPS